A genomic window from Candidatus Hydrogenedentota bacterium includes:
- a CDS encoding TIGR00282 family metallophosphoesterase: MKILFIGDIVGRRGRQCVGRLLPGLRNELGLDLVLGNAENAAGGLGATGPVMDDLIRSGVQGMTLGNHTWRKKELAGVLNRYANVARPLNYPPGVPGQGSFLLDVGGVPVAVASVIGRVFMDAFACPFTAAREALDRLREHTPVIIVDFHAEATSEKVALGWHLDGHCSAVLGTHTHVQTADERILPGGTAYITDAGMTGPVDSVIGIERDRAIGKFLTGMPSEFKVAKGPARLCGVVVDVDEATGRARGIERIARQDDNLDSGDDDDD, encoded by the coding sequence ATGAAGATTTTGTTCATCGGAGATATCGTCGGACGCCGGGGACGGCAATGTGTGGGCCGTCTCTTGCCGGGTCTGCGCAACGAATTGGGGTTGGACCTTGTGCTGGGCAACGCCGAAAACGCCGCAGGCGGCTTGGGCGCGACAGGGCCGGTCATGGACGATTTGATCCGGTCGGGCGTGCAGGGCATGACGCTCGGAAACCATACGTGGCGCAAGAAGGAACTGGCCGGGGTCCTGAACCGGTATGCCAATGTGGCGCGTCCGCTGAACTACCCGCCGGGCGTGCCGGGTCAGGGGTCGTTTCTGCTGGATGTGGGCGGCGTTCCGGTGGCGGTGGCCAGTGTGATTGGCCGTGTGTTCATGGACGCGTTTGCGTGTCCCTTTACGGCTGCCCGTGAGGCATTGGACCGATTGCGCGAGCACACACCGGTCATCATTGTGGATTTTCATGCCGAGGCCACGTCGGAAAAAGTGGCGCTGGGCTGGCATCTCGACGGCCATTGCAGCGCGGTGCTCGGCACCCACACGCATGTTCAAACCGCGGACGAGCGAATTTTGCCGGGCGGCACGGCGTATATTACGGATGCGGGCATGACGGGCCCGGTGGACTCGGTGATCGGCATCGAGCGCGATCGGGCCATCGGCAAGTTTCTGACCGGCATGCCGTCGGAGTTCAAAGTGGCCAAGGGGCCCGCACGGCTTTGCGGGGTCGTGGTGGACGTGGACGAGGCGACGGGCCGGGCGCGCGGCATTGAGCGAATTGCCCGTCAGGACGACAACCTTGATTCGGGCGACGATGACGACGACTGA
- the rny gene encoding ribonuclease Y, whose translation MSLWILLTGAAVGGVVLGVLSAIIGARVVGNGLVGKARREAAQLVSNAEREAAAITKEAKTSIKAQAVELREQAEREAREMRKELVALEKRILAKEETVDKRVDALDRKAGELNNKERELAEREKALGREGARIESIIAEQTKKLEEISGMTADQARKAIYAQLETEVKRDAAMRLKRVEDELIENSEKKARWIIGEAIQRCSADHVAETTVSVIPLPSEEMKGRIIGREGRNIRALESATGINVIIDDTPEAVVLSGFDPVRREVARITLERLIQDGRIHPARIEEMVVKVTDEIQKSIKEMGEQTCLEVDVHGLHPEIVKLIGRLHYRTSYGQNVLKHSKEVCHLAGIMAAELGVNVQMAKRAGLIHDIGKAINHEVEGSHAVIGHDIAKRHGENAMIVNAIGAHHGEMPQEDIIAVLVQAADALSAARPGARRETVETYIKRLEQLEAIADGFAGVEKSYAIQAGREVRVVVYPDKVGDAEAMQLARDVARKVEAEMVYPGQIKVTVVRETRAVETAK comes from the coding sequence ATGTCGCTGTGGATCCTGCTGACAGGGGCCGCGGTCGGCGGCGTTGTCCTCGGTGTACTTTCGGCGATAATCGGCGCGCGCGTGGTTGGAAACGGCCTCGTGGGGAAAGCGCGCCGGGAAGCCGCTCAATTGGTGTCCAATGCCGAGCGTGAAGCCGCCGCCATCACCAAAGAAGCCAAAACCAGCATCAAGGCGCAGGCCGTTGAACTGCGCGAACAAGCCGAGCGCGAGGCGCGCGAAATGCGCAAGGAACTCGTCGCCCTCGAAAAACGCATCCTCGCCAAAGAAGAAACGGTGGACAAGCGCGTTGACGCCCTGGACCGCAAGGCAGGCGAACTCAACAACAAGGAGCGTGAACTGGCCGAACGGGAAAAGGCCCTCGGCAGGGAAGGCGCCCGAATCGAGTCCATCATCGCCGAGCAGACGAAGAAACTGGAAGAAATTTCCGGGATGACGGCTGATCAGGCGCGCAAGGCGATCTATGCGCAACTCGAAACCGAAGTCAAGCGCGATGCCGCAATGCGCCTGAAGCGCGTCGAGGACGAATTGATCGAAAATTCCGAGAAAAAGGCGCGATGGATCATCGGGGAGGCGATTCAGCGCTGTTCCGCGGATCACGTCGCCGAAACGACCGTTTCGGTCATTCCGCTGCCCAGCGAGGAAATGAAAGGCCGGATTATCGGGCGCGAGGGACGCAATATCCGCGCGCTGGAAAGCGCCACGGGCATCAATGTCATCATTGACGACACACCCGAAGCGGTGGTCCTCTCCGGATTCGACCCGGTGCGGCGCGAAGTGGCGCGCATTACGCTCGAACGCCTGATTCAAGACGGGCGGATCCATCCCGCGCGCATCGAGGAAATGGTCGTAAAAGTCACCGACGAAATCCAAAAATCCATCAAGGAAATGGGTGAACAGACCTGTCTCGAGGTGGACGTCCACGGTTTGCATCCGGAAATCGTCAAGCTTATCGGGCGTCTCCACTACCGCACGTCCTACGGGCAGAACGTCTTGAAGCACTCGAAGGAAGTTTGCCATCTGGCCGGCATCATGGCCGCGGAACTGGGCGTCAATGTCCAGATGGCCAAGCGGGCCGGCCTGATTCACGATATCGGTAAGGCCATCAACCACGAGGTTGAGGGGTCGCACGCCGTCATCGGCCACGACATTGCAAAACGGCACGGCGAAAATGCAATGATTGTAAATGCGATCGGCGCCCATCACGGCGAAATGCCGCAGGAAGACATCATTGCCGTGTTGGTGCAGGCCGCCGATGCCCTGTCCGCGGCGCGTCCCGGCGCGCGGCGCGAGACGGTCGAAACCTATATCAAGCGACTGGAACAACTCGAGGCAATCGCGGACGGTTTTGCAGGCGTCGAGAAATCCTATGCGATTCAGGCGGGCCGCGAAGTGCGTGTGGTGGTGTATCCCGACAAGGTCGGCGATGCCGAGGCGATGCAATTGGCGCGCGATGTCGCCCGCAAGGTGGAAGCGGAAATGGTTTATCCCGGCCAAATCAAGGTGACGGTGGTCCGAGAAACCCGCGCGGTGGAAACAGCAAAATAA
- the smc gene encoding chromosome segregation protein SMC, with the protein MYFKQIDLFGFKSFADRTHVRLEPGITCIVGPNGCGKSNILDALRWALGEQSAKSLRGVQMQDVIFNGSENRTALGMAEVSITFDNTDNRLPIDYSEVQVTRRLYRTGESEYLLNKSPCRLRDVQELFMDTGIGTNAYSLIGQGKIDLVLSSKPEDRRFLFEEAAGIIKYKSRKRVAMRKLDAAEQNLLRLNDIIAEVERQMRSLKRQVNAAVRYRELTDLLKALEVRAFWIKYAHLQQELMRLREQYAAAAETYARVMAENADAGTRNEELSLRMIEVERVMAARQESVQQLDAEMEKIERQIALLRQQIKFIEEQHEQALNERDEFRRRADEIQAKIRHSEKSVETITGELEACQKAIAEKQAEYDAAAVRVSEAESRQETERARAMEAVNTRAKAQTELETLSAGIRRIDSQLEAIAERHQAHHDHRKGVVERLEDARRLESEKQAALTAVVHERREAAERHAAMSQDVRKLNDEWQNLRESKGRQEARLHSLRELRDSYEGFAVGVRAIMMAKQRNMPEANGVIGPVGDLLATEKKFERAIEAALGGNINNIVVEEAVAAKDAIEFLKKHQAGRVTFLPLDIIRPNPQDDAGAINGMPGVIGPAIRFVQYDAHIRQAVEYLMHNTVIVETMDDAIRIARSGKRYPRLVTLEGEVVSQAGAVTGGRTQNEGRGLLGRSAEIAELEDHVKTADANLAKLIKRTQALAVEINDLARKIKEFESREIALRNELNEAGVIIARHAAELDGLQQSVQQLDAQRAALESERGRLEEQRNQALARADSMDQDDAAIQQALAEAQDVAARARQALAERTGEMGDLRVRFAELSQRLDEADRNRRREQQEYEEAVRNAERRLEQTQQLKQNQASLESEIERHLQRARALSEDADEARKKVVEARNEYETLRNENEALAKSLREMHDRERSSQSEVHRLEMALRHDEDQAGFLEERILAEYHVALSSLNAETVGKDEYDDETREKLIADAREKLERMGQVNLMAIEEYAALEQRHNFLVAQEEDLRKAREALLGVVERIDTTIRDMFLETFNNVADSFRNYFRRLFNGGQARIYLVDENDPLESGIEIEARPPGKKPQSISLLSGGEAAMTAIALLFSIFRAKPSPFCVLDEVDAPLDDANIGRFLDMVQEFTAESQFIIITHSKQTMTRANILYGVTMQERGVSQIVSVKFE; encoded by the coding sequence ATGTATTTCAAGCAGATAGATCTGTTCGGATTCAAATCCTTTGCCGACCGGACCCACGTCCGGCTCGAACCGGGTATCACGTGCATCGTCGGACCGAACGGCTGCGGCAAGAGCAACATCCTCGACGCGTTGCGTTGGGCATTGGGCGAACAGAGCGCCAAGAGCCTGCGCGGCGTCCAAATGCAGGACGTTATCTTCAACGGCAGCGAAAACCGGACCGCCCTCGGCATGGCCGAGGTTTCGATTACCTTCGACAATACCGACAACCGCCTGCCGATTGATTACTCGGAAGTACAGGTCACGCGCCGCCTTTACCGCACCGGCGAAAGCGAATACTTGCTCAACAAGAGCCCCTGCCGCCTGCGCGATGTCCAGGAATTGTTTATGGACACCGGTATTGGAACAAACGCCTACTCCCTTATCGGACAGGGCAAAATTGACCTTGTGCTCAGTTCAAAGCCGGAGGATCGCCGGTTCCTGTTCGAGGAAGCCGCCGGCATCATCAAGTACAAGTCCCGCAAGCGCGTCGCCATGCGCAAACTCGACGCCGCCGAACAGAACCTGCTCCGGCTCAACGACATCATCGCCGAGGTTGAACGGCAGATGCGATCGCTCAAGCGGCAGGTCAACGCCGCGGTCCGATACCGTGAATTGACTGACTTGCTCAAGGCGCTCGAAGTACGCGCGTTCTGGATCAAATACGCGCACCTGCAGCAGGAATTGATGCGCCTGCGCGAACAGTACGCCGCCGCCGCCGAAACATACGCGCGGGTGATGGCGGAAAACGCGGACGCCGGCACGCGCAACGAGGAACTCTCGCTCCGAATGATCGAAGTCGAACGCGTGATGGCCGCGCGACAGGAAAGTGTCCAGCAACTCGACGCCGAAATGGAAAAGATCGAACGCCAGATTGCGCTGCTCCGTCAACAAATCAAATTCATCGAGGAACAGCACGAGCAGGCACTGAACGAGCGCGACGAATTCCGCCGGAGAGCCGACGAAATCCAGGCGAAAATCCGGCATTCGGAAAAATCCGTCGAGACGATCACCGGTGAGCTAGAAGCCTGCCAGAAGGCCATCGCCGAAAAACAGGCCGAATACGATGCGGCGGCGGTACGCGTTTCCGAGGCCGAATCGCGCCAGGAAACCGAACGCGCGCGGGCGATGGAGGCGGTGAACACGCGTGCAAAGGCCCAAACCGAACTGGAAACACTTTCCGCCGGCATTCGCCGCATTGACAGCCAACTCGAGGCGATAGCTGAACGGCATCAGGCCCATCACGACCACCGGAAGGGTGTTGTCGAACGCCTCGAGGACGCGCGCCGTCTCGAATCCGAAAAACAGGCCGCGCTCACGGCTGTGGTCCACGAACGCCGCGAAGCCGCCGAACGGCATGCGGCCATGTCACAGGATGTGCGCAAACTCAACGACGAATGGCAGAACCTGCGCGAGAGCAAGGGCCGTCAGGAAGCGCGGCTCCATTCACTGCGCGAACTCCGCGACAGTTACGAGGGCTTCGCCGTCGGCGTGCGGGCCATCATGATGGCCAAGCAGCGAAACATGCCTGAAGCCAACGGCGTCATCGGACCCGTGGGCGACCTTCTGGCGACCGAAAAGAAATTCGAGCGCGCCATCGAGGCGGCCCTCGGCGGCAATATCAACAACATCGTCGTCGAGGAGGCCGTGGCCGCGAAAGACGCCATCGAATTCCTGAAAAAACACCAGGCGGGCCGCGTCACGTTCCTTCCGCTCGACATCATCCGGCCTAACCCGCAGGACGATGCCGGGGCCATCAACGGCATGCCCGGCGTCATCGGACCCGCCATCCGGTTCGTCCAGTACGACGCCCACATCCGCCAAGCCGTCGAATACCTCATGCACAACACGGTTATCGTCGAAACCATGGACGACGCGATTCGCATTGCGCGTTCCGGCAAACGCTACCCGCGCCTCGTCACCCTCGAAGGCGAAGTCGTGTCGCAGGCCGGCGCCGTGACCGGCGGCCGCACCCAGAACGAGGGCCGCGGCCTCCTGGGACGCAGCGCCGAAATCGCCGAACTGGAAGACCATGTGAAAACCGCGGACGCGAACCTAGCAAAACTGATCAAGCGGACCCAGGCGCTGGCCGTCGAAATCAACGACCTTGCCCGGAAAATCAAGGAATTCGAGTCGCGCGAGATCGCCCTGCGCAACGAACTAAACGAAGCCGGAGTGATTATCGCGCGGCACGCGGCGGAACTCGATGGGCTTCAGCAATCCGTCCAGCAACTCGATGCACAGCGCGCGGCGCTGGAATCCGAACGCGGACGCCTCGAAGAGCAGCGAAACCAGGCTTTGGCGCGCGCCGATTCGATGGACCAGGACGACGCCGCGATCCAACAAGCCCTCGCGGAAGCGCAGGATGTCGCCGCGCGCGCCCGGCAAGCCCTTGCGGAACGCACGGGCGAGATGGGCGATCTGCGCGTGCGGTTCGCGGAATTGTCGCAGCGGCTCGACGAGGCCGACCGCAACCGTCGGCGCGAACAGCAGGAGTACGAAGAAGCGGTCCGCAATGCCGAACGCCGACTCGAACAAACGCAACAACTCAAACAAAACCAGGCTTCGCTCGAATCCGAAATCGAACGCCATCTCCAACGCGCCCGGGCCTTGTCGGAAGACGCCGACGAAGCGCGCAAAAAGGTCGTCGAGGCGCGCAACGAATACGAGACGCTGCGCAACGAAAACGAGGCGCTGGCTAAATCCCTGCGTGAAATGCACGATCGCGAGCGATCGTCCCAGTCCGAGGTTCATCGTCTCGAAATGGCCCTTCGCCACGACGAGGATCAGGCCGGATTCCTCGAGGAGCGCATCCTGGCCGAATACCATGTCGCGCTGTCCTCCTTGAACGCCGAAACCGTCGGCAAAGACGAGTACGACGACGAAACCCGCGAGAAACTTATCGCCGATGCCCGCGAAAAACTTGAACGCATGGGCCAGGTCAACCTGATGGCCATCGAGGAATACGCCGCGCTCGAGCAACGCCACAACTTCCTCGTCGCCCAGGAAGAAGATCTGAGGAAGGCCCGCGAAGCCCTGCTCGGCGTCGTCGAACGGATTGACACGACCATCCGCGACATGTTCCTTGAAACCTTCAACAATGTCGCCGACTCATTTCGCAACTATTTCCGCCGCCTGTTCAACGGCGGCCAAGCCCGCATCTACCTCGTGGACGAAAACGACCCCCTGGAAAGCGGCATCGAGATCGAAGCCCGGCCCCCCGGCAAGAAACCGCAAAGCATCTCCCTGCTCTCCGGCGGCGAGGCGGCCATGACCGCCATCGCCCTCTTGTTCAGCATTTTCCGCGCCAAGCCAAGCCCCTTCTGCGTCCTCGACGAAGTGGACGCCCCCCTCGACGATGCCAACATCGGCCGTTTCCTCGACATGGTCCAGGAATTCACCGCCGAAAGCCAGTTCATCATCATCACCCACAGCAAACAGACCATGACCCGCGCCAACATCCTCTACGGCGTCACCATGCAGGAACGCGGCGTCTCGCAAATCGTTTCCGTCAAATTCGAATAG
- a CDS encoding cobalamin-dependent protein (Presence of a B(12) (cobalamin)-binding domain implies dependence on cobalamin itself, in one of its several forms, or in some unusual lineages, dependence on a cobalamin-like analog.): MSVLLISPQPNLDILGLKGLHLLLLDRGYDSTLLYLPRLMEEDDWQARLAGFVKERDPRFIGISLMAYDFDAARAITDAIKKSHPAMPIVWGGIHPTTSPEACVEYADYACVGEAEQTMLDMAQAAREGRSFDDINNLCFKRGGVFNRNPLYPLVEDLDTLPIGRQIPQNAYVLARGRIAPLDKDHLRRYRRYRGALYKLLTSRGCPHNCTYCCNHFLRQLYGRWPVRHRSVEHVMAELEAAVVEGPPVEYIDISDDCFLANDADRLALFCEQYKKRIGKPFIVKGTARYFTREKMDLLADAGLGWVNMGLQSGSQRICHEIYDHRITSEEFLEAARLIGRYPVAAYYDLLVDNPYEALDDYLQTTDVLTRIPKPYFTPIFSLILFEGTNLRERALREIPDQVEDPRGRDYLVRTRNPALALLEMASLLPGGMMRRMARAYGANPASRRIRIMMMAASVVCRIVLAPIANLRVIHRSQHGSVWGTLRVLPIFFDHAIWHYLYYFSPFKRRTRLDVQGMRSERGAAKRTG; this comes from the coding sequence ATGAGCGTTCTTCTGATATCGCCGCAACCCAATCTGGACATATTGGGTTTGAAGGGACTGCATCTCCTCTTGCTGGATCGGGGATATGACTCGACGCTGCTCTATCTGCCGCGTTTGATGGAAGAAGACGATTGGCAGGCCCGGCTGGCGGGGTTTGTAAAGGAACGGGATCCGCGTTTTATCGGCATTAGCCTGATGGCGTACGATTTCGATGCCGCCCGGGCGATTACGGACGCGATCAAAAAGAGCCATCCGGCGATGCCGATCGTTTGGGGCGGCATTCATCCGACGACTTCGCCCGAGGCTTGCGTCGAATACGCGGATTATGCCTGCGTCGGCGAGGCGGAGCAGACGATGCTCGACATGGCCCAAGCGGCCAGGGAGGGCCGATCGTTCGACGACATCAACAACCTGTGCTTCAAGCGCGGGGGCGTGTTCAACCGCAATCCGTTGTATCCGCTTGTCGAGGATCTCGACACGCTGCCTATAGGACGCCAAATCCCCCAAAACGCCTATGTGCTGGCCCGTGGACGCATCGCGCCGCTGGACAAAGATCATCTGAGACGTTACCGGCGCTATCGCGGCGCCTTGTACAAACTGCTTACCTCGCGGGGGTGTCCCCACAATTGCACCTATTGCTGCAATCATTTCCTGCGGCAACTGTACGGGCGCTGGCCGGTGCGCCATCGCAGCGTCGAACACGTCATGGCGGAACTGGAGGCGGCCGTCGTCGAGGGACCACCGGTCGAGTACATTGACATCAGCGACGACTGTTTTCTGGCCAACGACGCCGATCGGCTGGCGTTGTTTTGCGAACAATATAAAAAACGGATCGGCAAGCCGTTTATCGTCAAAGGCACGGCCCGCTATTTCACCCGGGAAAAAATGGATCTGCTCGCGGACGCGGGGCTTGGATGGGTCAACATGGGCCTGCAGAGTGGCAGTCAACGGATTTGCCATGAGATTTACGATCATCGCATTACTTCAGAGGAGTTTCTGGAGGCAGCGCGCCTGATCGGCCGTTATCCGGTTGCCGCCTATTACGATCTGCTGGTAGACAATCCCTACGAGGCGCTGGACGACTACCTGCAAACCACCGACGTGCTCACACGCATCCCCAAACCCTATTTTACGCCGATCTTTTCGCTGATCCTGTTCGAGGGAACGAATCTCCGGGAGAGGGCGTTGCGCGAGATTCCGGATCAGGTCGAGGACCCTCGAGGCCGGGATTATCTGGTCCGCACGCGAAATCCGGCCCTTGCGCTGCTTGAGATGGCCTCCCTGCTGCCGGGCGGCATGATGCGCCGAATGGCACGGGCCTATGGCGCCAACCCGGCTTCGCGGCGGATTCGTATCATGATGATGGCCGCATCGGTGGTGTGCCGGATTGTCCTTGCGCCCATCGCCAACCTGCGCGTGATCCACCGTTCGCAACACGGATCCGTATGGGGAACCCTTCGTGTGCTTCCGATCTTTTTTGATCACGCGATCTGGCATTATCTTTATTATTTCAGTCCGTTCAAGCGCCGCACCCGGCTGGATGTTCAAGGCATGCGAAGCGAACGCGGGGCCGCCAAGAGGACAGGATGA